Proteins encoded by one window of Cervus canadensis isolate Bull #8, Minnesota chromosome 18, ASM1932006v1, whole genome shotgun sequence:
- the KARS1 gene encoding lysine--tRNA ligase isoform X2: MAEVQGAEVKVDCSEPKLSKNELKRRLKAEKKIAEKEAKQKELSEKQLSQAATNHSADDGVAAEEESLDPNQYFKIRSQAVHQLKVNGEDPYPHKFHVDISLTHFIQEYSHLQPGDHLTDITLKVAGRIHAKRASGGKLIFYDLRGEGVKLQVMANSRNYKSEEEFIRINNKLRRGDIIGVQGNPGKTKKGELSIIPYEITLLSPCLHMLPHLHFGLKDKETRYRQRYLDLILNDFVRQKFIIRSKIITYIRSFLDELGFLEIETPMMNIIPGGAVAKPFITYHNELDMNLYMRIAPELYHKMLVVGGFDRVYEIGRQFRNEGIDLTHNPEFTTCEFYMAYADYHDLMEITEKMIAGMVKHITGSYKVTYHPDGPEGQAYEIDFTPPFRKISMVEELEKALGMKLPETNLFETEETRRILDDICVAKDVECPPPRTTARLLDKLVGEFLEVACINPTFICDHPQIMSPLAKWHRSKKGLTERFELFVMKKEICNAYTELNDPVRQRELFEEQAKAKAAGDDEAMFIDETFCTALEYGLPPTGGWGMGIDRVAMFLTDSNNIKEVLLFPAMKPEDKKENVATTDGPESTAPGTSV; encoded by the exons ATGGCTGAGGTGCAAGGCGCTGAAGTTAAAGTGGACTGCAGCGAGCCGAAACTGAGCAAAAA TGAGCTAAAGAGACGCCTGAAAGCTGAGAAGAAAATAGCGGAGAAGGAGGCCAAGCAGAAGGAGCTCAGTGAGAAACAGCTGAGTCAGGCCGCCACCAATCACAGTGCTGACGATGGCGTGGCTGCGGAGGAGGAGAGCTTGGACCCAAAT cAATACTTCAAAATCCGAAGCCAAGCAGTCCACCAGCTGAAGGTCAATGGGGAAGATCCATACCCACACAAGTTCCACGTGGACATCTCGCTCACTCACTTCATCCAAGAGTACAGTCACTTGCAGCCTGGGGACCACCTGACTGACATCACCTTAAAGGTGGCAG GTAGGATCCATGCCAAAAGAGCTTCTGGAGGAAAGCTCATCTTCTATGACCTTCGAGGAGAGGGGGTCAAGTTGCAAGTCATGGCCAATTCCAG GAATTACAAATCCGAGGAAGAATTTATTCGTATTAACAACAAACTGCGCCGGGGAGACATCATTGGAGTCCAGGGCAATCCTGGGAAAACCAAGAAGGGCGAGCTAAGCATCATCCCCTATGAAATCACACTGCTGTCTCCTTGCCTGCACATGTTGCCTCACCTTCACTTCGGCCTCAAAGACAAG GAAACACGGTATCGGCAGAGATATTTGGACTTGATCCTGAATGACTTTGTGAGGCAGAAATTCATCATCCGCTCCAAGATCATCACGTATATAAGAAGTTTCTTGGATGAACTGGGATTCCTAGAG ATTGAAACTCCCATGATGAACATCATCCCAGGGGGAGCTGTGGCCAAGCCTTTTATCACCTACCACAATGAACTGGACATGAATTTATATATGAGAATTGCTCCGGAACTCTACCATAAG ATGCTGGTGGTTGGTGGCTTCGACCGGGTGTATGAAATTGGACGCCAGTTCCGGAATGAAGGAATTGATTTGACTCACAATCCTGAGTTCACCACCTGTGAATTCTACATGGCCTATGCCGACTATCATGATCTCATGGAAATCACAGAGAAGATGATTGCAG GGATGGTGAAACACATTACAGGCAGTTACAAGGTCACCTACCATCCAGATGGCCCAGAAGGCCAAGCCTATGAGATTGACTTCACCCCGCCCTTCCGGAAAATCAGCATGGTAGAAGAGCTTGAGAAAGCCCTGGGCATGAAACTGCCAGAAACGAACCTTTTCGAAACTGAAG AAACTCGCAGAATCCTTGATGATATCTGTGTGGCAAAAGATGTCGAGTGTCCTCCACCCCGGACCACCGCCAGGCTCCTTGATAAG CTTGTCGGGGAGTTCCTGGAGGTGGCGTGCATCAATCCTACCTTCATCTGTGATCACCCACAGATAATGAGCCCTCTGGCCAAATG GCACCGCTCTAAAAAGGGTCTGACTGAGCGCTTTGAGCTGTTTGTCATGAAGAAGGAAATATGCAATGCCTACACTGAGCTGAACGACCCTGTGCGACAGCGGGAGCTCTTTGAAGAACAGGCCAAG GCCAAGGCCGCTGGCGACGACGAGGCCATGTTCATAGATGAAACCTTCTGCACTGCCCTGGAGTACGGGCTGCCCCCCACGGGCGGCTGGGGCATGGGCATCGACCGCGTCGCGATGTTTCTCACAGACTCCAATAACATCAAG GAAGTGCTTCTGTTTCCTGCCATGAAACCTGAAGACAAGAAGGAGAATGTAGCCACCACGGATGGCCCGGAAAGCACAGCACCCGGCACTTCTGTCTAG
- the KARS1 gene encoding lysine--tRNA ligase isoform X1, with translation MLMQATVRLVRGSMRQTSWAQWGQRELRLCQLAPFTTIHKDKPLSDKRSELKRRLKAEKKIAEKEAKQKELSEKQLSQAATNHSADDGVAAEEESLDPNQYFKIRSQAVHQLKVNGEDPYPHKFHVDISLTHFIQEYSHLQPGDHLTDITLKVAGRIHAKRASGGKLIFYDLRGEGVKLQVMANSRNYKSEEEFIRINNKLRRGDIIGVQGNPGKTKKGELSIIPYEITLLSPCLHMLPHLHFGLKDKETRYRQRYLDLILNDFVRQKFIIRSKIITYIRSFLDELGFLEIETPMMNIIPGGAVAKPFITYHNELDMNLYMRIAPELYHKMLVVGGFDRVYEIGRQFRNEGIDLTHNPEFTTCEFYMAYADYHDLMEITEKMIAGMVKHITGSYKVTYHPDGPEGQAYEIDFTPPFRKISMVEELEKALGMKLPETNLFETEETRRILDDICVAKDVECPPPRTTARLLDKLVGEFLEVACINPTFICDHPQIMSPLAKWHRSKKGLTERFELFVMKKEICNAYTELNDPVRQRELFEEQAKAKAAGDDEAMFIDETFCTALEYGLPPTGGWGMGIDRVAMFLTDSNNIKEVLLFPAMKPEDKKENVATTDGPESTAPGTSV, from the exons ATGTTGATGCAAGCCACTGTAAGGCTTGTTAGGGGGTCCATGCGCCAAACCTCCTGGGCACAGTGGGGGCAGAGGGAGCTGCGCCTGTGTCAACTTGCTCCTTTCACAACGATTCACAAGGACAAGCCACTTTCTGATAAAAGAAG TGAGCTAAAGAGACGCCTGAAAGCTGAGAAGAAAATAGCGGAGAAGGAGGCCAAGCAGAAGGAGCTCAGTGAGAAACAGCTGAGTCAGGCCGCCACCAATCACAGTGCTGACGATGGCGTGGCTGCGGAGGAGGAGAGCTTGGACCCAAAT cAATACTTCAAAATCCGAAGCCAAGCAGTCCACCAGCTGAAGGTCAATGGGGAAGATCCATACCCACACAAGTTCCACGTGGACATCTCGCTCACTCACTTCATCCAAGAGTACAGTCACTTGCAGCCTGGGGACCACCTGACTGACATCACCTTAAAGGTGGCAG GTAGGATCCATGCCAAAAGAGCTTCTGGAGGAAAGCTCATCTTCTATGACCTTCGAGGAGAGGGGGTCAAGTTGCAAGTCATGGCCAATTCCAG GAATTACAAATCCGAGGAAGAATTTATTCGTATTAACAACAAACTGCGCCGGGGAGACATCATTGGAGTCCAGGGCAATCCTGGGAAAACCAAGAAGGGCGAGCTAAGCATCATCCCCTATGAAATCACACTGCTGTCTCCTTGCCTGCACATGTTGCCTCACCTTCACTTCGGCCTCAAAGACAAG GAAACACGGTATCGGCAGAGATATTTGGACTTGATCCTGAATGACTTTGTGAGGCAGAAATTCATCATCCGCTCCAAGATCATCACGTATATAAGAAGTTTCTTGGATGAACTGGGATTCCTAGAG ATTGAAACTCCCATGATGAACATCATCCCAGGGGGAGCTGTGGCCAAGCCTTTTATCACCTACCACAATGAACTGGACATGAATTTATATATGAGAATTGCTCCGGAACTCTACCATAAG ATGCTGGTGGTTGGTGGCTTCGACCGGGTGTATGAAATTGGACGCCAGTTCCGGAATGAAGGAATTGATTTGACTCACAATCCTGAGTTCACCACCTGTGAATTCTACATGGCCTATGCCGACTATCATGATCTCATGGAAATCACAGAGAAGATGATTGCAG GGATGGTGAAACACATTACAGGCAGTTACAAGGTCACCTACCATCCAGATGGCCCAGAAGGCCAAGCCTATGAGATTGACTTCACCCCGCCCTTCCGGAAAATCAGCATGGTAGAAGAGCTTGAGAAAGCCCTGGGCATGAAACTGCCAGAAACGAACCTTTTCGAAACTGAAG AAACTCGCAGAATCCTTGATGATATCTGTGTGGCAAAAGATGTCGAGTGTCCTCCACCCCGGACCACCGCCAGGCTCCTTGATAAG CTTGTCGGGGAGTTCCTGGAGGTGGCGTGCATCAATCCTACCTTCATCTGTGATCACCCACAGATAATGAGCCCTCTGGCCAAATG GCACCGCTCTAAAAAGGGTCTGACTGAGCGCTTTGAGCTGTTTGTCATGAAGAAGGAAATATGCAATGCCTACACTGAGCTGAACGACCCTGTGCGACAGCGGGAGCTCTTTGAAGAACAGGCCAAG GCCAAGGCCGCTGGCGACGACGAGGCCATGTTCATAGATGAAACCTTCTGCACTGCCCTGGAGTACGGGCTGCCCCCCACGGGCGGCTGGGGCATGGGCATCGACCGCGTCGCGATGTTTCTCACAGACTCCAATAACATCAAG GAAGTGCTTCTGTTTCCTGCCATGAAACCTGAAGACAAGAAGGAGAATGTAGCCACCACGGATGGCCCGGAAAGCACAGCACCCGGCACTTCTGTCTAG